The Paramormyrops kingsleyae isolate MSU_618 chromosome 20, PKINGS_0.4, whole genome shotgun sequence genome contains the following window.
TAAGCAGAATCACACAGAAGAGCTGAGCAGAGTTTTTCATCGTAACACAATGACTTACTGAATGATTATTCTGCAGCCTGTTATGTTGTTTGGACAGTTTGTACAACTGAAGCCACATTCTGACAGGCAAAAGCTGCGGTGTATTggtgccagtgccagtgccgCAGggcaaactgggggggggggaggttcctCTTTCCTCGGCATTGTATTGGGTCACTATAAAATGTTACGCGATGTGAGAGTGTTACCCTGATCTCTACCCACCTGTACTGCGCTGGACCATTTTGACAGGCATATAGAACAGAATGAACGAAGCAGGGGATTCCAGTCTGAAGGTAGAGTTTCTGAGCACGGTCATGTGACGTTTTACCCTTTAGGACAGTTTTGTAGAAGAATGTATGTATGTCTTATATATGTCCCATGTGTTTCGCACAATATAACAAACAATGAGGCATATTAAAATCAGGTAATGGAGAAATCTAGAAGGCGTGATATTTTTAAATctacatttatgaaacaaaatgaTTGTTAGCAAACAAAAATTGGTCAAATGTAAATTTAGCTGTATTGTAATGGCATCTTGACAGGAGTAAGACCCGATGTCtttataaaataacattaaaacacTACGGTAAACACTTAAGTTGTCAGATGTCGTAGTTTAAACTGACcaatttttatttatcagaCATACAAATCATTTTTGTAGTTTTGGTAGTAACTGGTAAGTCCTTTTAAAACTTGGCGCTGATTTCCAGACGTCCCCGATCCAGCCGGGTGGTCACCCACACCACCCCCGTCCCAGTACAGACTCTCCTGAGATTTCACACAGGTGTGAGGCGCTGTTCACTGTACAGCCCAGTGTGAGGCGTCCAGTGGATGAAAATGTCACAGGAGAGGATAGTGGCACCTCACAAGGTAGTCAGCTACTCGGTACGCACTCTGTGATCCAGCGGCATATAAAGGGAGAGCATGGATGTGGGTACCCTAGAGTCTCATAGCGTCTCTCCTTCCTACTCAGCCATTGCACACATAAAGCAGGTGATGACCAAGGACGCCATCAGCCTGGTCCGCTTTGAGGCCTCAGATCTACATGGTATCTCCCGCTCCAAGATGGTCCCGGCCCACCACTTCCATGTGAGTGATTCTCAGCTGCAGTGTAATTGGGAAGAAATTCCTTTTAAGCAGTGTCTGGAAAGGCTTTGTGGCTGGAAAGGTTGAGAAGCCCTGCATTAAATCAGACTCAGGTTAACATACTGCAACTGTAGGGAAGCGTTTGCTTTTACTTCTTCTTTAAGATAAGGTGTTTGAAGAATTATATCtgaaaaaacattgtttttttaaaagattacggtttaaaatatgttttgaatAAATCAAATTTTTCATCCCAGcagcattttttttgtgtgtcattTTTGGTTTTAAGATGCACATTCAgatacatacatgtatatggATCTGTCCATAATGCACACTCTCCTTCTCAGGAGAAAGCCCTGCATGGAGTGGCTGTCCCAAGGAGCTGTCTGGAACTGACCTTGAGTCCTCAGGACAATGAAGTGGATCACATGACTGCAGCTGGCTTCAGCAGCGACGTGCTCCTTGTCCCCGACCTCCTGACGTTCAGGAGTCTGCCCTGGGCCGCTCAGACGGCTCGGGTGATTTGCGATTCCTGCTCCATCACCGGGCTCCCTCTGAAAACCGCACCCCGCCATGTGGCCAGTCAGGTCCTGGCCCAACTCCACAGCTTGGGTTTCTCTCTGCGGGCGTCTTTCTCCTACGAGTGCTGCATCTTCAGCGTGCCTGAGAAGATCAGCTCCAAGACGCTCCTCTTTCCAGGCGCGACCCTGTTGAGCAATGACCTGCCCTTTTTCCACCTGCTGGTCAACAGCATGTACCTCATGGACGTCGACGTCGACAGCTTCGCCACAGCCAGCGGGCCGGGCCAAATCGAATTTTCACTCCGTCCCGAGTCTGGGATCCGTGCCGCTGATAGCGCCTTCACGTTTCGCACCGGCATGAAGGAAACCGCACGCAAGCAAGGCTACCTTGCGAGCTTCCTCACCAACAGTAGTTTCTACAACTGCGGAGTTTTCTCTCACAGCGTCTGGGATGCGGCTAGGAAGAGGAACCTTTTCCATTCTGCTGGTGGGCAGCTGTCAGAGATCGCAAGTAAGTGGCTGGCTGGGCTGCTCCACCACTGTGCCGCCTTAAGCTGTCTCTCAGCACCTAGCGCCACCTGCCGGCGATGGCTCGCTAAGGCAGCCAAGGAGCCCCGACAGGCTGCCTACGCTACCTATGGGTGCAACGACAACAGCTGCAGCTTCAGCGTGAAACTCCACGGCGACAAAGGGACGCGAATAGACAGCATGCTGGGCTCGGCCATGGGGAATCCCTACATCGTGCTTGCGGCCACGGTGGCGGCCGGGATGGACGGCATCCGGCAAAACCTCAGCATTCCCAGTGGAAACCTGATTCAGCAAAAGAAATTCCTCATTCCCTGTAAACTGGAAGATGCCCTGGATGCTTTGGATGAAGATTGTGTTATCAGGGGGGCCTTAGGAGATGCATTTGTGCAATACTTTATTGACATGAAAAGACTGGAGATGGAAACAGAAGAAATGGATACAGAGAGGGATAAATTCCTGGAATACTTTATTTAGGATGAATGTCACATCTTGGGGCATATTTATATCTTACTGTAGTGAAACAAAGTATTAAAATAGCTGAATATTGAACATCCACAAAATAATGTGTGCTTTTAAAAAGACTAAAAGAGAATGCCTCTATAATACATTAACTCTTCTGGCATCAATCTAATTAGCAGCAAGATTACTGATCACTTTTCATGACTGTAAGCAAGCTGAGGCTTCTGTAAAATATGAACAAAAGGAAACATACCTCAAGTAACATTGATATAAACTTacattaatttatatatatatatatatatatatatatatatatatatatatatacattaataTTACTTCTTGCAATAGTAAAATGACAGAACCATAAGGGACGATTGAATATTCCAAATAAAAAGCCTAATTGGAGGAGGAGTGCAATAAACAGCCTATCGAATATCGGCAGACGCTCACAGTCACTCGCTTACAGAAAATAAAGCTGTGGGTTGTCGATTGGATTTGCGGAGACAAAATGGATCTTACTAGAAACCGATcatttcaaaagaaaaaagaaaaaggagcaAGTGGCGGACATCCCACAAAAAGCATCAGCTCCCTGACACCGAAAATGATGCGCAAAGTCCCAGAATCATCTTCTGTGTAGCTATTCATTGGTGATAAAATTATCTACCAAGCAGCTTTACAGCCACCTTCTGAACCCAGTCGGCAAATTTTACTGCCAgtcccccaaacccccccccccaggtgtttGGGTgggatttaattttttattccATAATACGGTACACCGTGTAACTTGCCATAACACTCATTTCCTCATAGCCCTACATCACGATGCTACCGCCCTCTTGTGgtcaaacaaacacaaaacacttGGCATTAAATACGACGTTATGAAGACTTTCTTTTTTGAGCTGCTTCAAACAAGGATCAACACTGTGACTCAGCGACTGATTCTGCAGCCCCACAGCCTTAGGGACGGGTGTTTGGTTGCTGCTCCCACTCTGGCTATAGAATTTCCATGTTCTCCCAGAGCTTTTATAGGTTTTCTTCTACAGTCCAGAGTGGAGCTGTCCCAACCACTAGTAGCTTTTTCCTGCTGCACTAGCTGCTGAATGATCTCCATCAGCTTCCCTGTGAGCTGTTACCTGTATGACTCAGCAGAACCTGTGGCTGTAAACAAGGTTGCTGTTTCAAATCCCATCAttagcagagtgattttaccattgggcccttaacaCAGTGCTGAAGAGACTGGCTgcccctgctttctcaactgtaCCCCAGATAAAAATGTCTGTTAGTTAAATAAACGGAAATAAATTGCTCAGAAACACCAGACGACTCTTCCCTTATTAATGAAGTACCCCTGAGCTGTCTTTATGCTGTAACCAAGAGAGTTGGATCTCCTGCAGATGAAGCCAGGTGTCTTTTTCCACCCGTCCATCTTTTATAGTATTAATCCAGGACTTGTTTTGAAAAGGTTACTTTTCACTGGAATGTATTAtcaatgtgtttaaatgcaTGATTCTTTGTTGCCTTACCCTTCAACAACTCATCCAATTTGAATAATACATTTACTGAAGTCAAGGGACTGATTAATTCACTACTCACTGCTATTATGATGTCCATAAAAGGAAACCATTACCTGTAAAGGGATGTTCCCTGCCTGCTGTGGAAATCACATTAAGGCAGGCCTCTCAATGATTAAAGCACAAACGGCATAGGAACCCCAAGGACACAGTTTGTTTATTGATTTATGTTTATTAACATTCTTGTACATAAATTGTTTCCTTAACTTTGTTCCCTTTTTTGTCTAGTAAGTATTTTGTAAATTAGAGAGTATTCCTTTAAGAGTAGATTTCTTTCTCTCATGTGGCGGTATGTGTCAGGAACTCGAGGGTTTGCATCACTGGGGCGCGGCATGGTGCAGGCTGAGAAAGGAGTGGGTGATCCACTTGTGGCTCAGAGGAAcacaggggtttattaacagaaaCTGAAAACACTGGGGACACTGAAAAACAAACGGACCGCGAGGGGTCatgaaggaaggaaggaaggaaggaagggacTGGGAGATGAAACAGGGAACCTAAGAAACTGACAGagaaccaaggaaacagaaccTAACACTAGGGGAATAACAAAGACAGGCAAAACACAACcatgggcacaaagcagaaaCCAAAACCGAATACAAATCACAAAACACTGGAACTAGGAAAactcatacaaatgaaacactagggaataGGGATGCTCATAttgaccgtttaaccgttaaccgaaaGAATGAATTTTGACCGAttattactatcagttaaacggtttaaaatattttatatatatttttttttaattattattattattattagtagtagtagtagtataaaGTTTTGCGGCATAAATATGCTACACATACGCTATTTGTTAACTCATGGGGCGTTATCACGTGCAACCACACGTGCCTTCAGACGTATTTTGCCCggcaagcaaaataaagtgagCGAAAAGAAGTActtattctttttatttatattaatttgtttttctctgttgTCGGAAACGCTGCAGATGCGTGAAAATTTGACGATGTGTGAATCCAGAttatgtttttgatatgttctgtgtgctgttgttcgcacatgttaaaataaaattgaaaaaataatgCCATAGTGCTAAATCAGTACTTATCAGAATAATGACTGACAAGCACCGATCAGCCATGACATTCAAatcacctgcctaatattgtgtgGGTCCCCCTCGCGCCACCAGTACAGCTCTGACCCATCGAGCCATGGACTCCACAAggcctctgaaggtgtcctgtggtatctggtaCCAAGACGTTGCCAGCAGATCCTTTAGGgcgtactcacacttggcccagttTACCTGTACCGAACCCCAAGCACGATTGTTCTCACTCCGCCACTGGTCTGTACTCACGTTGCGCTTAACAATCCAGGCCTGAACACACTTTTATCATCACTGCGTAACATTTTTGTGTAGATCACATCAGACTTGTTGGTCCAGCACATCTCAAATATGCTTGatcagattgagatctggggaatttggaggccaattCAACACCTTGAATTCTTTCTCACGTTCCTCAACTTATTCCTAAACAGTTTTTGTAGTGCTgcagggtgcattatcctgctgaaagaggccactgccatcggggAACTGATGCCttgaaggggtgtacttggtctacaacaatgtttaggtacgTGGTACGTGTCAAGGCAACATCCACATGAAAGCCAATGCCATGAATGCAAGAATGGTTCTGCAGCAGAACACTGTCCACCCTGCCTCCTCCAGTTTGCCTTCTTCCCCAGATAAATGATGCACATGTGCCCGGCCGTACACATGATGTAACAGGAAACGTGACTCATCAGATCGTGTCACCTTCTTCCATGGTCCAGTTGTGACGctcacatgcccattgtaggcatgaacaggggtcagcatgggcagtCTGACCCATCTGTAGCTACTCAGCCCCATACACAGAAAActgtgatgcactgtgtgttctgacaccttcatagccagcattaacttcATTAGCAATTTGTGCTAAAGAAGCTCTCCTGTAGGACAGGAGCAGACGGACTAGCCTTCGCTCCCCACGAACA
Protein-coding sequences here:
- the lgsn gene encoding lengsin — its product is MNEAGDSSLKTSPIQPGGHPHHPRPSTDSPEISHRCEALFTVQPSVRRPVDENVTGEDSGTSQAIAHIKQVMTKDAISLVRFEASDLHGISRSKMVPAHHFHEKALHGVAVPRSCLELTLSPQDNEVDHMTAAGFSSDVLLVPDLLTFRSLPWAAQTARVICDSCSITGLPLKTAPRHVASQVLAQLHSLGFSLRASFSYECCIFSVPEKISSKTLLFPGATLLSNDLPFFHLLVNSMYLMDVDVDSFATASGPGQIEFSLRPESGIRAADSAFTFRTGMKETARKQGYLASFLTNSSFYNCGVFSHSVWDAARKRNLFHSAGGQLSEIASKWLAGLLHHCAALSCLSAPSATCRRWLAKAAKEPRQAAYATYGCNDNSCSFSVKLHGDKGTRIDSMLGSAMGNPYIVLAATVAAGMDGIRQNLSIPSGNLIQQKKFLIPCKLEDALDALDEDCVIRGALGDAFVQYFIDMKRLEMETEEMDTERDKFLEYFI